One stretch of Paramormyrops kingsleyae isolate MSU_618 chromosome 4, PKINGS_0.4, whole genome shotgun sequence DNA includes these proteins:
- the penka gene encoding proenkephalin a isoform X1 — MGLTVTSCWTLILSTCLALPVCADCGQDCALCLFRLQGRAAEVSTLTCTLECEGKLTTRKSMDLCKDMLQAERERVERGSATKQEDDERQLEKKYGGFMKRYGGFMKKAGEPVAGPEDENGSRDGLVKRYGGFMKKDAEAGGDRVGALKELLTPEAALKDDQQVEKRYGGFMRSVERSSELDGGARELQKRYGGFMRRMGRPAWKEDEKRLIGFLEGPRGDEGGAYSPAAEKRYGGFMD, encoded by the exons ATGGGGTTGACGGTAACATCATGCTGGACGCTCATTCTGAGCACCTGCTTGGCGCTGCCGGTCTGCGCAGACTGCGGCCAGGACTGCGCGCTCTGCCTCTTCCGTCTGCAGGGCAGAGCTGCTGAGGTGAGCACGCTG ACATGTACGCTGGAGTGCGAAGGGAAATTAACGACGAGAAAGTCCATGGACCTCTGCAAAGACATGCTCCAAGCAGAGAGAGAGCGGGTAGAGAGAGGGAGCGCCACGAAACAGGAGGACGACGAGCGACAGCTGGAGAAGAAGTACGGGGGTTTCATGAAACGCTACGGGGGGTTCATGAAGAAGGCCGGAGAGCCCGTCGCTGGGCCCGAGGACGAGAACGGCAGCAGAGACGGCCTGGTGAAGAGGTACGGAGGCTTCATGAAGAAGGACGCGGAGGCCGGCGGAGACAGGGTCGGCGCTTTGAAGGAACTTCTGACCCCTGAAGCGGCTCTCAAAGACGACCAGCAGGTGGAAAAAAGGTACGGTGGCTTTATGAGGAGCGTGGAACGGAGCTCGGAGCTCGACGGCGGCGCCAGGGAGCTGCAAAAGCGATATGGAGGCTTTATGAGAAGGATGGGCCGCCCTGCGTGGAAGGAGGACGAGAAGCGGCTTATCGGCTTCCTCGAGGGCCCCCGGGGAGATGAGGGTGGAGCCTATTCACCGGCAGCAGAAAAGCGATATGGAGGCTTTATGGATTAG
- the penka gene encoding proenkephalin a isoform X2 translates to MGLTVTSCWTLILSTCLALPVCADCGQDCALCLFRLQGRAAETCTLECEGKLTTRKSMDLCKDMLQAERERVERGSATKQEDDERQLEKKYGGFMKRYGGFMKKAGEPVAGPEDENGSRDGLVKRYGGFMKKDAEAGGDRVGALKELLTPEAALKDDQQVEKRYGGFMRSVERSSELDGGARELQKRYGGFMRRMGRPAWKEDEKRLIGFLEGPRGDEGGAYSPAAEKRYGGFMD, encoded by the exons ATGGGGTTGACGGTAACATCATGCTGGACGCTCATTCTGAGCACCTGCTTGGCGCTGCCGGTCTGCGCAGACTGCGGCCAGGACTGCGCGCTCTGCCTCTTCCGTCTGCAGGGCAGAGCTGCTGAG ACATGTACGCTGGAGTGCGAAGGGAAATTAACGACGAGAAAGTCCATGGACCTCTGCAAAGACATGCTCCAAGCAGAGAGAGAGCGGGTAGAGAGAGGGAGCGCCACGAAACAGGAGGACGACGAGCGACAGCTGGAGAAGAAGTACGGGGGTTTCATGAAACGCTACGGGGGGTTCATGAAGAAGGCCGGAGAGCCCGTCGCTGGGCCCGAGGACGAGAACGGCAGCAGAGACGGCCTGGTGAAGAGGTACGGAGGCTTCATGAAGAAGGACGCGGAGGCCGGCGGAGACAGGGTCGGCGCTTTGAAGGAACTTCTGACCCCTGAAGCGGCTCTCAAAGACGACCAGCAGGTGGAAAAAAGGTACGGTGGCTTTATGAGGAGCGTGGAACGGAGCTCGGAGCTCGACGGCGGCGCCAGGGAGCTGCAAAAGCGATATGGAGGCTTTATGAGAAGGATGGGCCGCCCTGCGTGGAAGGAGGACGAGAAGCGGCTTATCGGCTTCCTCGAGGGCCCCCGGGGAGATGAGGGTGGAGCCTATTCACCGGCAGCAGAAAAGCGATATGGAGGCTTTATGGATTAG
- the sdr16c5a gene encoding short chain dehydrogenase/reductase family 16C, member 5a isoform X2, which translates to MNFLLETLQMLVLSIYYNLEVFVRLFIPARKKSVSGEVVLITGAGSGIGRLMALEFASLGASLVLWDIGVEGNAETARLATEKGATTVHTYLCDCSNKADVYRVADQVKREVGDVSILINNAGIVTGKKFIEAPDSLIEKTMEVNTMAHFWTYKAFLPAMMANNHGHLVSIASSAGMIGVNGLADYCASKFAAIGFAESVALEMLSLGKDGIKTTIVCPFFINTGMFEGCGSKWPRLIPTLEPVYVAKKIINAIRTDQVYLILPRSLYVVLGLKNFFQWKQGTLLGRYLGVSDDPESREVYRKRS; encoded by the exons ATGAACTTCTTGCTGGAGACGCTGCAGATGCTGGTCCTGAGCATCTACTACAACCTGGAGGTATTCGTGCGACTCTTCATCCCGGCGCGGAAGAAGAGCGTATCCGGTGAGGTGGTGCTGATCACGGGCGCGGGCAGCGGCATCGGCCGCCTCATGGCCCTGGAGTTCGCCTCGCTGGGAGCCTCGCTCGTCCTGTGGGACATCGGCGTGGAGGGCAACGCCGAGACCGCCCGCCTGGCCACGGAGAAGGGGGCCACCACCGTTCACACGTACCTGTGCGATTGCAGCAACAAAGCCGACGTGTACAGAGTGGCCGACCAG GTGAAGAGGGAGGTCGGTGACGTCAGCATCCTCATTAATAATGCGGGCATCGTCACGGGGAAGAAGTTCATCGAGGCTCCGGATTCCCTCATAGAGAAAACTATGGAAGTCAACACCATGGCCCACTTCTGG ACCTACAAGGCTTTCCTGCCAGCTATGATGGCTAACAATCACGGTCACCTGGTCAGCATCGCCAGCTCCGCTGGCATGATCGGCGTCAACGGCCTGgcag ATTACTGTGCCAGCAAATTTGCCGCCATTGGTTTCGCGGAGTCCGTCGCTCTGGAGATGCTGTCGTTGGGCAAAGACGGGATCAAGACCACAATCGTGTGCCCGTTCTTCATCAACACGGGCATGTTCGAGGGCTGCGGCTCCAA GTGGCCTCGCCTGATACCCACGTTGGAACCAGTCTACGTGGCCAAGAAGATCATTAATGCCATCCGCACGGACCAGGTGTATCTGATCCTACCGCGGAGCCTCTACGTAGTGCTGGGCTTGAAgaa cttcttTCAGTGGAAGCAGGGGACCCTCCTTGGACGATACCTGGGCGTGTCTGATGACCCCGAGAGCCGTGAGGTCTATAGGAAACGGTCCTGA